In Lactococcus paracarnosus, a genomic segment contains:
- a CDS encoding GNAT family N-acetyltransferase, which yields MKITHTTSLDEVQTKLVKKLIKSCQRFDNTFREPYLLNILNFDKQMPAFFLGYEDSKLIGFLSVYADTKDPELSIFIHPEYRRIGYATKLYQAFLSETKPYHLNSVKYQTEAKFLNHNPKFIENLNLVVDNETETWMTRTGETFELLEKNGYVIKEASKSFSLQIAKLQSIIFSEDLKVSEKYVNEAINDETGTLYIVLFNDMVIATCTVDKSSDYIYLYGLAVLNAYQRQGIGTYFMKKLINIEIEETKKPFQIAVADSNVVAKRMYERLGFLFQTQVVYFKIGNK from the coding sequence ATGAAAATTACACATACGACCTCACTGGATGAAGTACAAACAAAATTAGTCAAAAAATTAATTAAGAGTTGTCAAAGATTTGATAATACCTTTAGAGAACCCTATCTGTTAAATATATTAAATTTTGATAAACAAATGCCAGCATTTTTTCTAGGTTATGAAGACAGTAAACTCATTGGCTTTTTATCTGTTTATGCAGATACTAAAGATCCAGAGCTAAGTATTTTTATACATCCAGAGTATCGAAGAATAGGATATGCGACAAAACTATATCAGGCTTTTCTTAGTGAGACTAAACCCTACCATCTTAATTCAGTCAAATATCAAACTGAAGCAAAGTTTTTAAATCATAACCCTAAGTTTATTGAGAATTTAAATCTTGTTGTTGATAATGAAACTGAAACATGGATGACTAGAACTGGTGAAACATTTGAGTTACTGGAGAAAAATGGTTATGTTATAAAAGAAGCCTCAAAATCATTTAGTCTTCAAATTGCAAAGCTTCAATCTATTATTTTTTCAGAAGATCTAAAAGTAAGTGAAAAGTATGTTAATGAAGCGATTAATGATGAGACTGGCACACTTTATATTGTTTTATTTAATGATATGGTGATTGCAACATGTACAGTTGATAAAAGTTCTGATTATATTTATCTTTACGGCTTGGCGGTGCTTAATGCGTATCAAAGACAAGGGATAGGCACTTATTTTATGAAAAAATTAATCAATATAGAAATAGAAGAGACGAAAAAGCCTTTTCAAATTGCAGTGGCAGACAGCAATGTTGTTGCTAAGAGGATGTATGAAAGACTCGGGTTTCTCTTTCAAACACAAGTGGTATATTTTAAAATTGGTAATAAATAA
- a CDS encoding MerR family transcriptional regulator, translated as MYTIKTLAQALQIPVSTIRYYEKKGLLVAKRAANNYRQFTEADKSQLSLILVMKYAGFSLAETKDMLSFSGLSQASCASETQKLILQKKAALLRKIDNYKTIVQLLDAVGPLAITSDTPEAEALLSQKINHIFENL; from the coding sequence ATGTATACCATCAAAACATTAGCGCAAGCATTACAGATACCCGTGTCTACCATTCGTTACTATGAAAAGAAGGGTCTACTGGTAGCTAAAAGAGCAGCAAATAACTATCGGCAGTTTACTGAAGCAGATAAATCCCAACTTAGCCTAATCTTAGTGATGAAATATGCAGGCTTTAGCTTAGCTGAGACAAAAGACATGCTAAGCTTTTCAGGTCTTTCACAAGCGTCATGTGCGAGTGAGACGCAGAAGCTGATCCTGCAAAAGAAAGCAGCACTTTTGAGAAAAATTGACAACTATAAAACGATTGTTCAGCTATTAGATGCGGTTGGTCCTTTAGCCATAACTAGTGATACGCCTGAGGCAGAAGCATTGTTATCTCAAAAGATCAATCACATCTTTGAAAACTTATAG
- a CDS encoding NAD(P)H-dependent oxidoreductase: MQTTLLIGHPYDKSFNHVILAKLLETHPSATIINLVTDGFNPAMLSDDLALFSKGAYADPLVGKYQQILSQTDKLIIIAPIWWYGLPAIIKGFFDKVMLKNFAYTEVNSRLVGQLTHIKETVVITTGIAPAIYLRLFAGHPIGALKKRILKDMGLKQVKWLHKGNVTKSAAANQKWLATVAKKV; encoded by the coding sequence ATGCAGACAACACTATTAATCGGACATCCCTATGACAAAAGCTTTAACCATGTCATTTTGGCTAAACTCCTTGAAACTCATCCGTCAGCAACCATCATTAACCTAGTAACGGACGGCTTTAACCCAGCGATGTTGTCAGATGATTTGGCACTTTTTTCAAAAGGGGCTTACGCTGATCCCTTGGTAGGCAAATACCAACAGATCTTAAGTCAGACGGATAAGTTGATTATTATCGCCCCCATCTGGTGGTATGGTCTACCTGCTATCATTAAGGGATTCTTTGATAAAGTCATGTTGAAAAACTTTGCTTATACAGAAGTAAATAGTCGACTAGTCGGTCAATTAACGCATATCAAGGAAACAGTCGTCATCACGACCGGGATTGCGCCTGCAATCTATCTTAGATTATTTGCTGGTCATCCTATCGGTGCATTAAAGAAAAGAATTTTGAAAGATATGGGTTTGAAACAGGTCAAGTGGTTACATAAAGGGAATGTCACAAAATCAGCAGCAGCTAATCAGAAATGGTTAGCAACAGTCGCTAAAAAAGTTTAA
- a CDS encoding BspA family leucine-rich repeat surface protein, whose translation MSQKLKPRFSGGDAPWTFDKNTGTLTIESGRLFKSDTSPWKRDDDKKIDGTKIKKIILTGPVLAPEDAKDLFKQLTSLTQIKGLTNLDTSEVTSMLDMFLDCTSLTSLDLSKFNTKIVKDMRGIFRGCTSLKSLDLSSFDTSAVTQMNKLFENVPLISLTLGDNFKFINTDISLSKPRSLLSKSELQREGKYLTGNWIKKDNQSAAYDTQKFMDNYGKGDLKAGTYVAEINPMLWGDAPWAFDSNTGILTISSGTLDNRENAPWNRPDNLKINADQIKKIVFTGKTKSPKSCLDLFAYLTSLKEIVGLTNFDTSEVDNMAGMFRDCTSLTNLDMSKFNTSTANNMNGMFRNCTALTSLDLSNFDTSNVTTFQIMFSKCRSLKNINLSSFNTAKIKTMNGMFSQCTSLVSLNLSNFNTANVTNMSKMFTQCTSLVSLDLSSFNTANVTNMTNLFMDSNALEALDLSSFNTANVTRMDNMFYRCIKLKSLNVSNFDTAKVTNMTYMFYQCESLTNLDLSSFNTPNVTNMDNIFYKCSSLKSLDVSKFDTAKLTNMKDMFSGCQSLLNLDLSSFRTSKVTNMDKMFANCKSLETLDISGFNTRAVASYNQMTMIDMFVGASPYSVTFGNDFQFPSPMTSPNITKFSLSPLPRNKLLEEGLYSTGIVVDKNGKFGPYSTVQEFINSSRFNPIKPGTYMFETKPIKWGDARCAYDLNSRTLTVNSGNLYGRQPWSTIGATNEVKKIVFTGKNKIMGLNMPDYGAFPGLSQLTEIIGLENLDVSALPNYRYMFSGCSSLKSLNLSSFDTTRFQTSLPPISNMFKGCDSLTSLTLGDKFSFSPFINSPNSDPFLPNPKALNSWETSTGKWIREDGNSKAYSPIDFITNYGKGDLTAGTYIAEVNPTKWGEALWTFDAPTGTLTVNSGKLEAGATTSPWKRTDSQKIDANRIRKIIFTGKTQAPENSDSLFSGLSNLTEIVNLTNLDTSQVTDMSHMFIGCKSLKTLDLSQFNTSNVTLTEWMFQDCASLTELNLKSFDTSKLTKMWMMFSGCASLTSLDLSNFDTKSVVTMGKLFYGCSSLKSVNLSSFDTSQVTNMGEMFQNCTSLTSIDLSSFDTGKVQTMQKLFKNTPLASLTLGVKFTSMGTDADLPIPTALNEGDQLTGNWVRENGKSKAYSPKNFMANYGKGDLQAGTYVGELISSGAILETNISFSTDSGKTVATTAVIGDQLQAKLTVKHSEKSPTDATANDVKLSTISLLTDAWALSPTVTVRTFDQTGKETASNEQTIKNNELSLPDLPFGSYIEITLTGTVWEKAYAIPSGNCNYTLSYKNQSGDKKVKKSDNFVINSGAFGFKSVPNISFKDNILPIKSNQIIDRKDADYAISVTDYRGTRLPDGETAKPDRVNWEITATASPFKDAAGKTIKLSTMAVSFTKAIGQTTELGADATLITSHDVTGETAKQNNLTKLSWAKELGFKVVVHNRTDLDTTKYTADVAFDLRTAP comes from the coding sequence ATGTCGCAGAAATTGAAGCCCCGCTTCTCTGGGGGAGATGCACCCTGGACATTTGACAAGAATACAGGGACTTTGACGATTGAATCTGGGCGGTTATTCAAGTCAGATACATCACCTTGGAAACGGGATGATGATAAAAAAATAGATGGCACAAAGATTAAGAAGATTATTCTCACAGGGCCGGTTTTAGCACCTGAAGATGCTAAAGATTTATTTAAGCAGCTAACTAGCTTAACTCAAATTAAAGGATTGACCAATCTTGATACGTCAGAAGTGACTTCTATGCTTGATATGTTTCTTGACTGTACTAGTCTCACGTCATTAGACCTATCTAAATTTAACACAAAAATTGTAAAAGATATGAGGGGGATCTTTAGAGGCTGTACATCACTTAAAAGCTTAGATCTATCAAGCTTTGATACCTCAGCTGTTACACAGATGAATAAACTATTTGAAAATGTACCACTTATTAGTTTAACACTAGGTGACAACTTTAAATTTATCAATACAGACATCAGTCTATCAAAACCACGATCTTTACTCTCCAAATCTGAACTGCAACGTGAGGGGAAATATCTGACTGGTAACTGGATTAAAAAAGACAATCAGTCAGCTGCTTATGATACACAAAAATTCATGGATAACTATGGGAAAGGTGACTTAAAAGCTGGCACCTATGTTGCAGAAATTAACCCCATGCTTTGGGGAGATGCACCCTGGGCTTTTGACTCGAATACAGGTATCTTAACAATTAGCTCGGGAACCCTAGACAATCGTGAAAACGCACCTTGGAACCGTCCTGATAATCTAAAAATTAATGCTGATCAAATCAAAAAGATTGTCTTTACTGGTAAAACTAAATCACCTAAAAGTTGTTTAGACTTATTTGCTTACCTAACTTCTCTAAAGGAAATCGTCGGATTAACTAATTTCGATACCTCCGAGGTGGATAATATGGCTGGTATGTTTAGGGACTGTACGTCACTAACAAACTTGGATATGTCAAAATTTAACACCTCAACAGCGAACAATATGAACGGTATGTTTAGAAACTGTACAGCACTCACAAGTTTAGATCTATCAAATTTTGATACTTCTAACGTAACAACGTTCCAAATCATGTTCTCTAAATGTAGGTCGCTTAAAAATATAAATCTATCAAGTTTCAACACAGCTAAGATAAAAACTATGAACGGTATGTTTTCTCAATGTACCTCACTAGTATCCTTAAATCTATCAAACTTCAATACAGCTAATGTAACAAATATGAGCAAGATGTTTACTCAATGTACCTCACTAGTATCCTTAGATCTATCAAGTTTCAATACAGCTAATGTGACAAATATGACTAATCTGTTTATGGATTCTAACGCACTAGAAGCTCTAGATTTATCAAGTTTTAATACAGCTAATGTGACGCGAATGGATAATATGTTTTACCGGTGCATAAAACTAAAAAGTCTAAATGTATCAAATTTTGATACAGCTAAGGTGACAAACATGACCTACATGTTCTATCAATGTGAGTCACTTACAAACTTAGATCTATCAAGTTTCAATACCCCTAATGTAACAAATATGGATAACATATTTTATAAATGTTCGTCATTAAAAAGTTTAGATGTATCAAAATTTGATACCGCTAAACTAACCAATATGAAAGATATGTTTTCAGGCTGTCAGTCACTTCTAAACCTAGATCTATCAAGTTTTAGAACATCAAAAGTGACAAATATGGACAAGATGTTTGCTAATTGTAAATCACTTGAGACCTTAGATATCTCAGGTTTTAATACGAGAGCTGTTGCTTCATATAATCAGATGACCATGATAGATATGTTTGTCGGTGCATCACCTTATAGCGTCACATTTGGTAATGACTTCCAATTTCCATCACCTATGACTTCGCCAAATATCACTAAGTTTTCCTTATCACCTCTTCCTAGGAATAAACTACTGGAGGAAGGCCTCTACTCTACTGGGATTGTGGTCGACAAAAATGGCAAATTCGGTCCTTACTCCACTGTACAGGAATTCATTAATAGCAGTCGGTTCAACCCAATAAAACCCGGCACCTATATGTTCGAGACTAAACCTATTAAATGGGGAGATGCACGATGCGCTTATGATCTGAATTCTCGTACCTTAACGGTTAATTCTGGTAACCTTTATGGTAGGCAACCTTGGTCTACCATAGGTGCTACAAACGAAGTTAAAAAAATTGTATTCACAGGTAAAAACAAAATAATGGGGTTAAACATGCCGGATTACGGCGCATTCCCTGGACTAAGTCAGCTAACAGAAATCATCGGTTTAGAGAATCTAGATGTCTCAGCATTACCCAACTATAGATATATGTTTTCTGGGTGTAGTTCTCTTAAGAGCCTGAATCTCTCAAGCTTTGATACGACGCGCTTCCAGACCTCACTTCCACCGATATCTAACATGTTTAAGGGGTGTGATTCGCTTACTAGTCTCACTTTAGGAGATAAATTTTCATTCTCTCCTTTCATCAACTCTCCCAATTCAGATCCTTTTCTACCTAACCCTAAAGCACTAAACAGCTGGGAGACATCAACCGGGAAGTGGATTCGAGAAGATGGTAACTCTAAAGCCTATAGTCCTATAGATTTCATTACTAACTATGGGAAAGGGGACTTAACAGCAGGAACTTATATCGCTGAAGTTAACCCGACTAAGTGGGGAGAGGCGCTATGGACATTTGATGCTCCGACTGGCACCTTAACAGTAAACTCTGGGAAACTGGAAGCAGGAGCAACTACTTCTCCATGGAAACGGACTGATAGTCAAAAAATAGATGCGAACCGCATCAGAAAAATCATATTCACTGGGAAGACTCAAGCACCCGAAAATTCAGACTCTCTGTTTTCGGGTCTATCAAACCTGACAGAGATTGTTAACCTGACTAACCTGGATACCTCACAAGTGACAGACATGTCTCACATGTTCATCGGGTGTAAATCGCTTAAAACCTTAGATCTATCTCAGTTTAACACGTCAAATGTAACCCTGACTGAGTGGATGTTCCAAGACTGTGCGTCACTTACAGAACTAAATCTCAAATCCTTTGATACCTCGAAGTTGACCAAGATGTGGATGATGTTTAGTGGATGTGCTAGTCTGACAAGTTTAGATCTGTCAAACTTCGATACAAAAAGTGTCGTCACGATGGGTAAACTATTTTATGGCTGTTCAAGCTTAAAAAGTGTTAACCTATCATCATTTGACACCTCACAAGTCACAAATATGGGTGAGATGTTCCAAAATTGTACGTCCCTTACAAGCATCGATTTATCAAGCTTTGATACAGGTAAAGTCCAAACCATGCAAAAACTATTTAAAAACACGCCTCTTGCTAGTTTAACACTAGGTGTTAAGTTCACATCGATGGGTACAGATGCTGACTTGCCTATACCTACCGCATTAAATGAAGGCGATCAATTAACTGGAAACTGGGTAAGAGAAAATGGCAAGTCTAAAGCATATAGTCCTAAAAATTTCATGGCTAATTATGGAAAAGGAGACCTACAAGCAGGGACTTATGTTGGTGAGCTGATCTCTAGCGGTGCTATCTTAGAAACCAACATCTCCTTTAGCACTGATTCAGGTAAAACAGTTGCGACGACTGCTGTGATTGGTGATCAACTCCAAGCTAAACTCACAGTGAAACACTCTGAAAAATCACCGACAGACGCGACTGCTAATGACGTTAAGTTATCCACTATCAGTCTGTTGACAGATGCATGGGCACTATCCCCTACTGTCACAGTCAGAACATTTGATCAGACTGGTAAGGAAACAGCAAGTAATGAGCAAACCATTAAAAATAATGAACTCAGTTTACCGGACTTGCCTTTCGGTTCGTATATCGAGATTACCTTAACTGGAACTGTCTGGGAAAAAGCTTATGCCATCCCTAGTGGTAATTGTAACTACACACTCTCTTACAAGAATCAATCAGGGGACAAAAAAGTTAAAAAATCGGATAATTTTGTCATAAATAGTGGTGCATTCGGTTTTAAATCAGTCCCTAATATTTCCTTTAAAGACAATATCTTACCGATAAAATCTAACCAGATTATTGACCGAAAAGATGCTGACTATGCGATTTCAGTAACAGATTATCGAGGGACGCGTTTACCTGATGGGGAAACAGCAAAACCTGATCGTGTTAACTGGGAGATCACAGCAACAGCTAGTCCATTTAAAGATGCTGCTGGTAAAACGATTAAGCTATCTACTATGGCTGTCAGTTTTACAAAGGCAATCGGACAGACGACAGAACTCGGTGCTGATGCGACACTTATCACGTCTCACGATGTGACAGGTGAGACCGCTAAGCAAAATAATTTGACTAAGTTATCTTGGGCTAAAGAGCTTGGCTTTAAAGTAGTCGTCCATAACAGGACTGACTTAGATACCACAAAATATACTGCAGATGTCGCCTTTGATTTAAGAACAGCACCTTAA
- a CDS encoding BspA family leucine-rich repeat surface protein, translating into MKKNKLFTLFSLTLLSMGTPLTSIAQVVAITQDTPAITTASNEETKSTQDKETKPVPTDEDKTDKDETESVTTEQDKTNQKKSEKQETEPEATEAPKKETSTPSDKKARAGNTENLKNDGLTWGNASWSFDADTGILTINSGTLGQVGSAPWKRTDERKIDAKKIKRISLTGTTKAPEKSEDLFRELSNLTEIEGLTNLDTSDVTTMLNMFRDCSSLVTLDLSNFTAEKVTDIRDMFRDCTSLLTVDLSKFNTKNVADMRGTFRGCTSLKSLDLSTFDTSESGITTLDKLFENVPLVSLTLGDNFKFVNKNSSLSKPKSLLSTSELLQDGRYLTGNWIKKDNQSAAYDTDKFMENYGKGDLKAGTYVAETKALTWGDAPYAFDSDTGVLTISQGTLDKTENAPWKLTGNRKIDAEKIKKIVFTGTTKAPVNATDLFRKLTSLTEFENLTYLDTSDVTSMLNMFCDATSLTTLDLSKFNTKNVSDMRGVFSGCKSLKSLDLSSFNTSAVKKMNQLFENVPLVSLTLGDAFRFVGDDSKLPKPAALNAGDKLTGKWIKKNRGSYPQSPGGFMKYYGKNELTAGTYVAEIEAPLLWGDAPWTFDKNTGTLTIESGRLVKSDTSPWKRDDDKKIDGTKIKKIIFTGPVLAPEDATELFRRLTSLTEFENLTYLDTSEVTNMDKMFYDCYDLKQLDLSNFNTSNVTSIVDMFFYCVSLKSLDLSKFDTKKMTDMTGLFKTCTGLKTLDLSSFNTLSKPKMTDMFNDTVLSSLTLGNEFRFIKDDSHLSNPAALTPGDLKREGNYLTGNWIKKDNQSAPYDTQKFMTNYGKGDLKAGTYVAETKALLWGDAPYAFDSDTGVLTISQGTLDKTENAPWKLTGNRKIDAEKIKKIVFTGTTKAPVNATDLFRKLTSLTEFENLTYLDTSDVTSMLNMFCDATSLSTLDLSKFNTKNVLDMRGVFSGFTSLKSLDLSSFDTSGIDTPRFGKTLDKLFENVPLVSLTLGDNFKFVNTNSSLSKPKSLLSTSDLQREGKYLTGNWIKKDNQSAAYDTDKFMENYGKGDLKAGTYVAETKALTWGDAPWAFDSDTGILTINSGTLDKPENAPWKLTDNRKVDAKKIKKINFTGVTKAPVNSKELFKALKTLTEIEGLTNLDTSDVTNMDEMFFDCYDLKKLDLSNFNTSKVTSIIDMFFYCVNLESLDLSKFDTKKMTDMTGLFKECQKLKTLDLSGFNTLSKPKMTDMFYNTVLSSLTLGDEFRFIGDDSKLPKPTALNAGDKLTGKWIKTNRGSYPQSPGGFMREYGKNELTAGTYVAEIEAPLLWGRCTLDI; encoded by the coding sequence ATGAAAAAAAATAAATTATTCACTTTATTTTCTCTGACACTGTTGTCGATGGGAACACCACTCACAAGTATTGCACAGGTAGTTGCTATTACCCAAGATACTCCTGCTATCACCACTGCATCAAACGAGGAAACTAAAAGCACACAAGATAAAGAAACCAAACCAGTGCCTACTGACGAAGATAAGACTGATAAAGATGAAACTGAGTCAGTAACTACTGAGCAAGATAAAACTAATCAGAAAAAGTCAGAGAAACAAGAAACTGAGCCAGAAGCTACTGAAGCACCCAAAAAAGAAACGAGCACGCCATCAGACAAAAAAGCGAGAGCAGGAAACACTGAAAACTTAAAAAATGACGGCCTTACCTGGGGGAATGCATCCTGGTCATTTGATGCTGATACGGGTATCTTAACCATCAACTCAGGGACACTAGGCCAAGTTGGTAGCGCACCTTGGAAACGCACTGATGAACGAAAGATTGACGCGAAAAAGATTAAGAGAATTAGCCTTACAGGTACGACTAAGGCACCTGAAAAGTCTGAAGATTTATTTAGAGAGCTAAGCAACTTAACTGAAATCGAAGGCTTAACTAATCTGGATACATCAGATGTGACGACGATGCTCAATATGTTTCGTGACTGCTCTAGTCTCGTAACATTAGATCTATCAAACTTTACTGCTGAAAAAGTCACGGATATCCGTGACATGTTTCGTGATTGTACGAGTCTCCTGACAGTAGACCTATCTAAATTCAACACTAAAAATGTAGCAGATATGAGGGGGACGTTTAGAGGCTGTACATCGCTTAAGAGCTTAGATTTATCAACTTTTGATACATCAGAATCAGGTATCACAACCCTGGATAAACTGTTTGAAAATGTACCACTTGTGAGTTTAACACTAGGTGACAATTTTAAATTTGTCAATAAAAATAGTAGCCTATCAAAACCAAAATCCTTACTCTCCACATCTGAATTGCTACAAGACGGAAGATATCTGACTGGTAACTGGATTAAAAAAGATAATCAGTCAGCTGCTTATGATACAGATAAATTCATGGAGAACTATGGCAAAGGTGATTTAAAAGCTGGCACCTATGTCGCAGAAACTAAGGCACTGACTTGGGGAGATGCGCCATATGCTTTTGATAGCGATACAGGTGTCTTAACCATTAGCCAGGGAACCCTAGATAAAACTGAAAACGCACCTTGGAAGCTGACTGGTAATAGAAAGATTGATGCGGAAAAGATTAAGAAAATCGTCTTCACAGGTACAACTAAGGCACCTGTAAACGCGACAGATTTATTTAGGAAGCTAACTAGCTTAACTGAATTCGAGAACTTGACCTATCTTGACACGTCTGATGTGACTTCTATGCTTAATATGTTTTGTGACGCTACTAGTCTCACGACATTAGACCTATCTAAATTCAATACTAAAAATGTCTCAGATATGAGAGGAGTGTTTAGTGGCTGTAAATCGCTTAAAAGCTTAGATTTGTCAAGTTTTAATACCTCAGCTGTCAAAAAAATGAATCAACTGTTTGAAAATGTCCCACTTGTGAGTTTGACACTAGGAGATGCGTTTAGATTTGTCGGAGATGATAGTAAACTACCTAAGCCAGCTGCACTAAATGCTGGAGATAAATTAACCGGAAAATGGATCAAAAAGAATCGCGGTTCTTATCCTCAAAGTCCGGGCGGTTTCATGAAATATTACGGTAAAAATGAGTTGACGGCTGGCACCTATGTCGCAGAAATTGAAGCGCCACTTCTTTGGGGAGATGCACCCTGGACATTTGACAAGAATACAGGGACTTTGACGATTGAATCTGGTCGGTTAGTCAAGTCGGATACATCACCTTGGAAACGGGATGATGATAAAAAAATAGATGGCACAAAGATTAAGAAGATTATTTTCACAGGGCCGGTTTTAGCACCTGAAGATGCGACTGAGTTATTTAGGAGGCTAACTAGCTTAACTGAATTCGAAAACTTGACCTATCTCGACACGTCAGAGGTGACGAACATGGACAAGATGTTCTATGATTGTTATGACTTAAAGCAATTAGACTTATCAAACTTCAACACTTCAAATGTAACAAGCATTGTCGATATGTTCTTCTACTGTGTTAGCCTCAAATCGCTAGACCTATCTAAATTCGATACTAAAAAGATGACCGATATGACAGGACTATTCAAAACATGTACAGGACTTAAAACCCTAGATTTATCAAGCTTTAATACCCTAAGCAAGCCAAAGATGACAGACATGTTTAACGACACAGTCCTCTCTAGTTTAACCTTAGGGAATGAGTTTAGATTCATCAAAGATGATAGTCACCTATCTAATCCAGCTGCGCTAACGCCAGGAGATCTGAAGCGTGAGGGGAACTATCTGACTGGTAACTGGATTAAAAAGGACAATCAGTCAGCTCCTTATGATACACAAAAATTCATGACAAACTATGGGAAAGGTGACTTAAAAGCTGGCACCTATGTTGCAGAAACTAAAGCGCTTCTCTGGGGAGATGCGCCATATGCTTTTGATAGCGATACAGGTGTCTTAACCATTAGCCAGGGAACCCTAGATAAAACTGAAAATGCCCCTTGGAAGCTGACTGGTAATAGAAAGATTGATGCGGAAAAGATTAAGAAAATCGTCTTCACAGGTACAACTAAGGCACCTGTAAACGCGACAGATTTATTTAGGAAGCTAACTAGCTTAACTGAATTCGAGAACTTGACCTATCTTGACACGTCTGATGTGACTTCTATGCTTAATATGTTTTGTGACGCTACTAGTCTCTCGACATTAGACCTATCTAAATTCAATACTAAAAATGTCTTAGATATGAGGGGAGTGTTTAGTGGCTTTACATCGCTTAAAAGCTTAGATCTGTCAAGTTTTGATACCTCAGGAATAGATACACCACGTTTTGGTAAGACATTGGATAAACTGTTTGAAAATGTACCACTTGTGAGTTTAACACTAGGTGATAATTTTAAATTTGTCAATACAAACAGTAGCCTATCAAAACCAAAATCCTTACTCTCCACATCTGATCTGCAACGTGAAGGGAAATACCTGACTGGTAACTGGATTAAAAAAGATAATCAATCAGCTGCTTATGATACAGATAAATTCATGGAGAACTATGGCAAAGGTGATTTAAAAGCTGGCACCTACGTCGCAGAAACTAAGGCACTGACTTGGGGAGATGCACCTTGGGCATTTGATAGCGATACAGGTATCTTAACGATTAACTCAGGGACACTAGATAAACCTGAAAATGCCCCTTGGAAGTTGACTGACAACCGAAAGGTTGACGCGAAAAAGATTAAGAAAATTAACTTTACAGGCGTGACTAAAGCACCTGTAAATTCTAAAGAATTATTTAAGGCGCTAAAAACATTAACTGAAATTGAAGGATTGACTAATCTAGATACGTCTGATGTGACCAACATGGACGAGATGTTTTTTGATTGTTATGACTTAAAAAAATTAGACTTATCAAACTTTAACACCTCAAAAGTAACAAGTATTATCGATATGTTCTTCTACTGTGTTAATCTCGAATCGCTAGACCTATCGAAATTCGATACTAAAAAGATGACTGATATGACGGGACTATTCAAAGAGTGTCAGAAACTTAAAACCCTAGATTTATCTGGATTTAATACCTTAAGCAAGCCAAAAATGACAGACATGTTTTACAACACAGTCCTCTCTAGCTTAACACTAGGGGACGAGTTTAGATTCATCGGAGATGATAGTAAACTACCTAAGCCAACTGCACTAAACGCTGGAGATAAATTAACCGGAAAATGGATCAAAACAAATCGCGGTTCTTATCCCCAAAGTCCGGGCGGTTTCATGAGAGAATACGGTAAAAATGAGTTAACGGCTGGCACCTATGTCGCAGAAATTGAAGCCCCGCTTCTCTGGGGGAGATGCACCCTGGACATTTGA